Proteins from a genomic interval of Corythoichthys intestinalis isolate RoL2023-P3 chromosome 3, ASM3026506v1, whole genome shotgun sequence:
- the LOC130913366 gene encoding E3 SUMO-protein ligase ZBED1-like gives MDSPSLFVFSSPLLRYLAFDSTSFIFAMEPAGKRRFSPVWEHFELISPQKVKCLVCSKVLSYNNNTSTMLRHYRVLHGNEETNQVEPGSAEKVDLAELLVDMVIEDSQPFSLVDGSGFKKLMKALAPSYVLPTRQTLKAMVEKRYKETKDKTKAIVAKASACSLTSDMWTSINTDAYLAVTCHFIDETTSLQSVVLGVQHFPEAHTAANMAFMKTSLMSEWGISDKVTCLVTDGAANMGACARELHMRHTICVAHTLNLLVKKALDQCPELFHIRANCRKIVGYFKSSTTAKERLTQMQVQMGLPVLKLLQEVETRWNSTYLMLQRIYTLREPVGAALAGLRTDLTPLSAEQYRIIADCLKVLEPFNYATIELSEEKKVSGSKVIPLLSMLHHSLEEEEIRQLQTPESTSMVEFLQRQLREKLNQLQSMSIMFLATLLDPRFKKVGFFSPSKAAEAEKRLTMECAAIMSRTASSTSSSLSSPSSSSSEPSQSVGGSKLWHHFDASVHQARTTNVTANATVEVQKYLGAPNIPRVESPLQYWESQKYTLPTLYKLAVSYLCTPASSVPCERVFSKAGEILCKKRNRLSPKTLEKILFLNKNE, from the exons ATGGATTCCCCTTCACTTTTCGTGTTTTCGAGTCCCTTATTGCGCTATTTGGCATTCGATTCGACGAGCTTCATTTTTGCGATGGAACCAGCAGGAAAAAGGAGATTTTCCCCTGTTTGGGAGCACTTTGAGCTGATCTCACCTCAGAAG GTGAAGTGTCTGGTGTGTTCCAAGGTGCTtagttataataataacacctcAACAATGCTAAGGCACTATAGGGTCTTGCATGGGAACGAGGAGACCAACCAGGTTGAACCCGGCTCAG CTGAGAAGGTTGACTTGGCTGAGCTGTTGGTTGATATGGTAATTGAGGATTCTCAGCCGTTTTCCTTGGTGGACGGCAGTGGATTCAAAAAGCTTATGAAAGCTTTAGCTCCTTCCTACGTTCTACCTACACGGCAG ACTTTGAAAGCCATGGTGGAAAAAAGGTACAAGGAAACCAAAGATAAAACAAAAGCCATTGTGGCTAAAGCATCTGCATGTAGTTTGACATCAGATATGTGGACGTCCATCAATACTGATGCCTATCTAGCTGTGACATGTCATTTCATTGATGAAACCACATCCCTCCAATCAGTTGTACTGGGGGTGCAACATTTCCCTgaggcacacactgcagcaaacATGGCTTTTATGAAAACCTCGCTAATGTCAGAGTGGGGTATCAGTGACAAAGTGACATGTCTAGTGACTGATGGAGCAGCAAATATGGGAGCTTGTGCCAGAGAGCTTCATATGCGTCACACTATTTGTGTGGCACATACGCTAAatcttttggtgaaaaaagcTCTTGACCAATGTCCTGAATTGTTCCACATCCGGGCAAACTGTCGGAAGATAGTTGGTtattttaagagcagcactacaGCAAAG GAGAGACTAACTCAGATGCAAGTTCAAATGGGCCTTCCGGTGCTTAAACTTCTTCAGGAGGTTGAAACGAGGTGGAACAGCACTTATCTCATGCTTCAGCGTATCTACACTTTGAGAGAGCCTGTCGGAGCAGCTTTGGCTGGTCTACGCACTGATCTGACACCATTGTCTGCTGAACAGTACAGAATTATTGCTGACTGTTTGAAAGTATTGGAGCCATTTAACTATGCCACAATTGAGCTGTCTGAGGAGAAGAAAGTTTCGGGGTCAAAGGTAATTCCGCTGTTGTCCATGTTGCATCACTCCCTGGAGGAAGAAGAGATTCGACAGCTTCAAACTCCAGAGAGCACATCCATGGTTGAGTTTCTGCAAAGACAACTAAGAGAGAAGCTGAACCAACTCCAGTCTATGAGCATTATGTTTCTGGCTACTCTGCTTGACCCAAGGTTTAAAAAAGTAGGCTTCTTCAGTCCCAGTAAAGCAGCAGAGGCAGAAAAAAGGCTCACGATGGAATGCGCAGCTATCATGAGCCGCACAGCCTCATCTACTtcatcatcattatcatcaCCGTCGTCGTCATCATCAGAACCTTCCCAGTCTGTTGGAG GAAGCAAACTGTGGCATCATTTTGATGCCTCAGTCCATCAAGCAAGAACCACAAATGTCACGGCAAATGCAACAGTTGAGGTGCAAAAGTATCTGGGAGCACCAAACATCCCCCGAGTTGAAAGTCCCCTTCAGTACTGGGAATCACAGAAATATACACTTCCAACTTTATACAAACTTGCTGTATCCTATCTATGCACCCCTGCTTCATCAGTGCCATGTGAAAGAGTTTTTTCAAAAGCAGGTGAAATTCTCTGCAAAAAAAGAAACCGCCTGAGTCCAAAAACTttggaaaaaatattgtttctaaataaaaatgagtaa